The window GCCACACCGCGCTACCCTGAGCTTATCAAGGCATGTGGCGAAAACTGCAATGATCTTAGAACCTTAAGAGAGACAGTCCTTAAGCTACGCCGGCGTAAATCCATGGTATACGACCAGGCAGATGCCAATCATCGCAGCGCAGGCTCTTTTTTCGTGAATCCAATCGTTGATAAAATTGTTTTAAAACAGGTACATGAAGCGCTTACTGCACTCAGTATTCCGATCCAAGACATGCCCTGTTTTGAACAAGGTGCAGAGGCTTGGAAGCTCTCTGCTGCTTGGCTGATGGACCGCGCAGGTTTTGGCAAGGGTTTTGGTGATGGGGCAGCTGGTTTGTCGACCAACCATTGTTTGGCCATTGTAAATCGCGGAGACGCCCAGGCCAGCGATATCGCAGAGCTGGCGCGCGAAATCCAAGAAGGCGTTCTAAAACGCTTTGGTGTAACCCTGGCCCCGGAACCGGTTTATCTCGGGGGCTTTATCTAAGTCACTGAATTTGCATTGAATTTGATCAGGCAGCGGACTAACCATACACTATATATGATGATGTTGCTTCTCCAGGAACGGGATTGAGATGGCGAGATTGAGCCGTGGGATGGTTTCAACTGTCCGTAAACAATTGGTAAAGCTCAAGGCTCTCGATCTGAAGAAGCAGTCGGATAGCCTCACACACGCCGAGAAAAAACAGTGGACCCAATATTATGCCGGCGTCCTAAAACTCTTTGATCCGAGCCAGACGAGGATGGTTGAAGAGCGAGATGCAATGCGGATACCGATGACAACTGAGGTTTTGTATCAGAGAGATGCTGCTCGGTTCACGACCAAGTGCTGGGACCTGTCGGTCTCAGGCATCGGCTTGGCGTTTAATTCGGAAGTCAGTGTGGACGATTTGGTGAGCCTCAAGTTTTACCTCAAGACAAAGAAGCTCAAGTTCTTTGAAGAAGAGCATGAGGTTAACTGTGAGGGCATCGTTAAATGGTCGTCCAGCAAAGATAACCGAACAGGTATTGAATTTCACGGGCTGAGTGATGAGCTTAAAGTGTTGATTCACCGCTCTTTGTTCGATGAGATTGGGCGCCAAATTAAGCGTGCTCTGCAATGGGCCTAAAAAGTTCTCAGCGAAGCTGGCTCGATGTCGATTTCGGCACTTGATAGCGATTGAGAATCACGTCACTTCGTTCATGAACTCGTTCTGAATCCAAAACAATGGTGCAACCATTTTTGAGTTGGACCGTGGTGGTCTCTTTAGCAGCGCTGATAAGTTTTGCTAGATGTGCAAGGTCCGAAACAATTTTACCTTCCACACTGTGTACGATTTGATTGTCCAATGTGTCGTAGCCCAAATTAAGTTCGTCAGCGAGTACTTGTGTGAGCACGATGACTTCTTGTCGGTCTTTGGACTTGGTTCCATTGTAGTATTCGTTGAGTAATTGATTTGGGGCTTTTTCCCACCACTCATCCCAAGTTTCCAGATAGTGGCGACTCAGGCTTTGAAAGACCAATCCGCCATAAATAATATACTGGGGCTTTGTGTCGTACTGGCTGCGAGGAACCAACGGGGCCCAAGGCATTAAGTCCACTTTGAATGAGAGTTTCTTACCCGCTCGTAAGATTTTAACTTTGAGCGTGTCCCCCACGTAGTAGTCGCAAAGTGCGACATCTAGTTTTGTTCGAAAGAGGTCGCGGTATCGAATGGTGCCGTTGTTGGCAATGGTTTGGCCGCCGAGTGAGAGTAGGGTGTCGCCTACCTGAAGAATTCCCCACGCAGAATTTCCGTATTCTACCTGAGTAATAAGAACGCCAGTATCAGATTTCTTCATGCCAAGTGTTTTGCGCTGAAGCGGGTTTTCAAGATTTTGAATACCGATTCCGAGTCCTGGAATCTGAGGCAACCGGCCGCCCTTGGTCCCTTCTAAGAAGTGACGAATCAGCGGGGGAGGGACAATCTCTCCGATATTCTCCGCATCTTTAAGCGTTTGAAAGGCTATACCCACAACCTTGTCATCCATAAACACGGGGCCTCCGCTGTTGCCTTCATTGATGGCAGCATCCACGGTGGCGGCTAGAAGCCGGCGCTTTGAGTGTTCGTACTGCTGAACCTCTATTCGAGAAATGACACCCTCTGTGATGGATACTTCCTCTCCACCAACTGGGAAGCCTACAACGGAAACGGTATCCCCAAGCTCGGGAAGCTCACCAATCTCTGGCAACTCAACACCTTTGGTAAATGATTTTTTGACGGAGAGAAGGGCTAGGTCTGCCTCGTGGCAAACAGAATGGATCTGCGCCAGCTCCTTGTTGGCATCAGAGCATTTCTGAACCTGAAGAAATGTTGCGTGAGATACAACGTGGGCACCTGTTAGAATAAGCCCTGGTGCAATGATCACTCCGGACCCCGTTGAGGACGTTGGGCTGTCGGCCTGCCATGGGCAGTCAAAGTTTGGGGACTGCGTGGTGGCGTAAATTTTGACGGCCTGTGGAAACAACATGGACTCTCCCTCCAATGGAACACAACGTTTAATGGATGGCGACCGTCGCATCAACTCCTCAAATGGATGACGCAATGAGTCAGTGTTGGAGATCGTTCGACGCGCGAAAATCGATTCAACAATGACCAGAGGGGGGTTTTTTAAGGCCCCTAAATCCTATAAGCCGCTAGTTATCAATTATGGTCGGGTCCGAACCGGCGTTGCAGTGATGGGGTTTCACCCGCTGTACGCAATGGACTTCCCCGGCCATCCAACCGGTTCATGGGACCACCGAGGAACAAAAACAATGTCTGAAACTACCGTGACATCCTCCGAGCAAGCTATGGAGCTCGAAAACAAATACAGCGCTCATAACTATCATCCACTTCCTGTCGTTCTTGCAAAGGGCGAGGGGATTCACGTATGGGATGTGGAAGGTAAAAAGTATTACGATTTTCTGTCGGCTTACTCGGCAGTGAATCAAGGTCATTGCCATCCGAAGATTACGGAAACGCTGATTGAGCAGTCGAAGGTGCTTACGCTTACTTCACGTGCTTTTTATAATGACGTTCTTGGACCTTACGCGAAATATATCACTGAGTACTTTGGTTATGACAGAGTACTGCCAATGAATACGGGTGTTGAGGGCGGTGAAACCGCAATCAAGCTTTGTCGTAAGTGGGCATATCAAGTGAAGGGCGTTGAAAAGGATAAAGCTAAGATTCTTTTCGCCAATGGTAACTTCTGGGGCCGAACGCTGGCGGCATGCTCTTCATCAACCGATCCGGATTGTTTTGAAGAATATGGTCCATACATGCCTGGTTTTGAGTTGATTCCATACAACGATTTGGAAGCTCTCGAAAAAGCACTCGAAGACCCGAATGTTGCGGGTTACATGGTTGAGCCGATTCAGGGTGAAGCTGGCGTTGTGGTACCTGGCGAAGGTTACCTCGCGAAGTGTCACGAAATGTGCAAAGCCAAAAATGTTCTTCTGATTTGTGACGAAGTTCAAACAGGTATTGGCCGTACAGGACGATTGCTCGCAAGTGATTACGACAATGTGAAACCTGATATCCTAATTTTAGGTAAAGCCCTTTCAGGTGGCGCAATGCCTGTATCAGCTGTTTTGGCAGATGACGAAGTCATGTTGACCATTAAGCCTGGACAACACGGTTCAACTTACGGTGGGAACCCACTGGCTTGTAAAGTTGCAGTCACAGCTCTTGAGGTTCTCAAGAACGAGAAGATGACTGAAAATGCTTTCACACTCGGTGAAGCTTTCCGTGAGCGTATGGGTCAACTCGTTGAGCGATGTGACTTGG of the Deltaproteobacteria bacterium genome contains:
- a CDS encoding PilZ domain-containing protein → MVSTVRKQLVKLKALDLKKQSDSLTHAEKKQWTQYYAGVLKLFDPSQTRMVEERDAMRIPMTTEVLYQRDAARFTTKCWDLSVSGIGLAFNSEVSVDDLVSLKFYLKTKKLKFFEEEHEVNCEGIVKWSSSKDNRTGIEFHGLSDELKVLIHRSLFDEIGRQIKRALQWA
- a CDS encoding trypsin-like serine protease gives rise to the protein MLFPQAVKIYATTQSPNFDCPWQADSPTSSTGSGVIIAPGLILTGAHVVSHATFLQVQKCSDANKELAQIHSVCHEADLALLSVKKSFTKGVELPEIGELPELGDTVSVVGFPVGGEEVSITEGVISRIEVQQYEHSKRRLLAATVDAAINEGNSGGPVFMDDKVVGIAFQTLKDAENIGEIVPPPLIRHFLEGTKGGRLPQIPGLGIGIQNLENPLQRKTLGMKKSDTGVLITQVEYGNSAWGILQVGDTLLSLGGQTIANNGTIRYRDLFRTKLDVALCDYYVGDTLKVKILRAGKKLSFKVDLMPWAPLVPRSQYDTKPQYIIYGGLVFQSLSRHYLETWDEWWEKAPNQLLNEYYNGTKSKDRQEVIVLTQVLADELNLGYDTLDNQIVHSVEGKIVSDLAHLAKLISAAKETTTVQLKNGCTIVLDSERVHERSDVILNRYQVPKSTSSQLR
- the rocD gene encoding ornithine--oxo-acid transaminase, with the protein product MTSSEQAMELENKYSAHNYHPLPVVLAKGEGIHVWDVEGKKYYDFLSAYSAVNQGHCHPKITETLIEQSKVLTLTSRAFYNDVLGPYAKYITEYFGYDRVLPMNTGVEGGETAIKLCRKWAYQVKGVEKDKAKILFANGNFWGRTLAACSSSTDPDCFEEYGPYMPGFELIPYNDLEALEKALEDPNVAGYMVEPIQGEAGVVVPGEGYLAKCHEMCKAKNVLLICDEVQTGIGRTGRLLASDYDNVKPDILILGKALSGGAMPVSAVLADDEVMLTIKPGQHGSTYGGNPLACKVAVTALEVLKNEKMTENAFTLGEAFRERMGQLVERCDLVEGVRGRGLLNALLINDTPESTTAWDICVKMKDNGLLAKPTHGNIIRFAPPLTITEEELSACCEIIEQTVLEFAKNK